In one window of Caenimonas aquaedulcis DNA:
- a CDS encoding hemolysin family protein, which produces MDVLLIVVLTLLNGLFAMSEMALASSRKALLIAMSESGDHGASTALRLLEKPTQFLSTVQVGITATGILNGIVGEAAFSAGVALWLQGLGVAPKVSAIAATAIVVTIITFVTIIFGELVPKRIGQLYPEPVSRYMSRPMAWLARAAGPFVRLLSATTQGILKLLRIDSTRERGMTEEEIAHSLEEGVDAGVIEQHERQMVQNLFHLDDRPLTSMMVPRSDIEWLDASLQVAQALRQIGGRDPHSWYPVCRGSLDDVMGVLSVARLLTLGPAPEGTIDQHAIPALFVPETLSGMELLEQFRARSGRMVFVVDEYGVVQGLMTPHDLLEAITGELKPGAATDAWATPRDDGSWLLDGLMPVAELKSRLSIRELPEEDKGRYNTVAGLLMSVSGHLPATGERIDCGDWRFEVVDLDGKRIDKVLATALPPHSERAPESLPADTA; this is translated from the coding sequence ATGGACGTCCTGCTGATCGTCGTGCTGACGCTGCTCAACGGCCTGTTCGCCATGTCCGAGATGGCACTGGCTTCCAGCCGCAAGGCGCTGCTGATCGCGATGTCCGAATCCGGCGACCACGGCGCGTCGACCGCGCTGCGCCTGCTGGAAAAACCCACGCAGTTCCTCTCCACCGTCCAGGTGGGCATCACGGCGACCGGCATCCTCAACGGCATCGTCGGCGAAGCCGCGTTCAGCGCGGGCGTCGCGCTGTGGCTGCAGGGCCTCGGCGTCGCGCCCAAGGTCTCCGCCATCGCCGCGACGGCCATCGTCGTCACCATCATCACCTTCGTCACGATCATCTTCGGCGAGCTCGTGCCCAAGCGGATCGGCCAGCTCTACCCGGAACCGGTGTCGCGCTACATGTCGCGGCCCATGGCCTGGCTCGCGCGCGCCGCCGGTCCCTTCGTGCGACTGCTGTCCGCGACGACCCAGGGCATCCTCAAGCTGCTGCGCATCGACAGCACGCGCGAGCGCGGCATGACGGAAGAGGAGATCGCGCACAGCCTCGAAGAGGGCGTGGACGCGGGGGTGATCGAGCAGCACGAGCGGCAGATGGTGCAGAACCTCTTCCACCTCGACGACCGCCCGCTCACCTCCATGATGGTGCCGCGCTCGGACATCGAATGGCTGGACGCGAGCCTGCAGGTCGCGCAGGCGCTGCGCCAGATCGGCGGGCGCGATCCGCATTCGTGGTACCCCGTGTGCCGCGGCTCGCTCGACGACGTGATGGGCGTGCTGAGCGTGGCGCGGCTGCTCACGCTCGGCCCGGCGCCGGAGGGCACCATCGACCAGCATGCCATCCCCGCGCTGTTCGTGCCGGAAACGCTGTCGGGGATGGAATTGCTCGAGCAGTTCCGCGCCCGCTCGGGCCGCATGGTGTTCGTGGTGGACGAATACGGCGTCGTGCAGGGCCTGATGACGCCGCACGACTTGCTGGAAGCGATCACGGGCGAGCTGAAGCCGGGCGCCGCGACCGATGCGTGGGCCACGCCGCGCGACGACGGCTCGTGGCTGCTGGATGGCTTGATGCCGGTGGCGGAGCTCAAGTCGCGCCTGTCGATCCGCGAGCTGCCGGAGGAGGACAAGGGCCGCTACAACACCGTCGCGGGCCTGCTCATGTCGGTGTCGGGACACCTGCCGGCGACGGGCGAACGGATCGATTGCGGCGACTGGCGCTTCGAAGTCGTGGACCTCGACGGCAAGCGTATCGACAAGGTGCTGGCCACCGCCTTGCCCCCGCACAGCGAGCGAGCGCCGGAGAGCCTGCCCGCGGACACCGCGTAG
- a CDS encoding symmetrical bis(5'-nucleosyl)-tetraphosphatase — MGLYLIGDVQGCDAPLARLLGKIGFSPSRDTLYLLGDLVNRGPDSAGVLRRLMGYGDSARCLLGNHDLSLLAVAQGCRAPHRNDTMDSVLLAPDRAAMLEWLRGQRMAMHEHGVLMVHGGVLPQWDVAQTLSLAGEVEAVLRGPALGDFLAQMYGNEPAKWDDSLAGAARLRIIVNALTRLRFCTPEGAMDLKASGGPKDAPAGYLPWFDVPVRKTAGHTVAFGHWSTLGYLRRADLVSLDTGCVWGGCLSALRLDAAGAHEHIQVDCEQAQAPGE, encoded by the coding sequence ATGGGACTTTACTTGATCGGCGACGTGCAGGGCTGCGACGCACCGCTCGCGCGCCTGCTGGGGAAGATCGGCTTTTCGCCCAGCCGGGACACCCTCTACCTGCTGGGCGACCTCGTCAATCGCGGCCCCGATTCCGCGGGCGTGCTGCGGCGGCTGATGGGCTACGGCGACAGCGCGCGCTGCCTGCTGGGCAACCACGACCTGAGCCTGCTCGCGGTCGCCCAGGGTTGCCGCGCGCCGCATCGCAACGACACCATGGATTCGGTGCTGCTCGCCCCGGACCGCGCCGCGATGCTCGAATGGCTGCGCGGCCAGCGCATGGCGATGCACGAACACGGCGTGCTGATGGTGCACGGCGGCGTGCTGCCGCAGTGGGACGTGGCGCAGACCCTGTCGCTCGCGGGCGAAGTGGAAGCCGTGCTGCGCGGGCCCGCGCTGGGGGATTTCCTCGCGCAGATGTACGGCAACGAGCCCGCGAAGTGGGACGATTCGCTGGCCGGCGCCGCGCGGCTGCGCATCATCGTCAACGCGCTCACGCGCCTGCGCTTCTGCACGCCGGAGGGTGCGATGGACCTGAAAGCTTCGGGCGGCCCGAAGGATGCGCCGGCGGGCTACCTGCCCTGGTTCGACGTCCCGGTCCGCAAGACCGCGGGCCACACGGTGGCCTTCGGGCACTGGTCGACGCTCGGCTACCTGCGCCGCGCGGACCTCGTCTCGCTGGATACGGGGTGCGTCTGGGGCGGGTGCCTCAGCGCGCTGCGGCTCGACGCCGCGGGCGCGCACGAGCACATCCAGGTCGATTGCGAACAGGCGCAGGCGCCGGGCGAGTGA
- a CDS encoding DEAD/DEAH box helicase, translated as MPTSFSNLQLAAPLARAVAEMGYEQMTPIQAQAIPVVLTGKDVMGAAQTGTGKTAAFSLPLLQRLLKHENASTSPARHPVRALVLLPTRELADQVAQQIKLYAKYTNMRSTVVFGGIDMKPQTAELKKGVEILVATPGRLLDHIEAKNAVLNQVEYVVLDEADRMLDIGFLPDLQRILSFLPKQRTTLLFSATFSTEIKRLANSYLVDPVTIEVARPNETASTVEQHFYSVPDEEKRHALKQIIRQRGLKQAFVFVNSKLGCARLARSLEREGLNTTALHGDKSQDERLKALAAFKSGEVDLLVATDVAARGLDIKDVPAVFNFDVPFNAEDYVHRIGRTGRAGASGLAVTFVSNTDARLIGDLEKLLKRKIELEAIEFDEDTPRGRINDGRRAWREQGEVGDPRDVLDAAPRERERERAPQRPQREYRAPAAPRDPFFDQPYVAPSTDAPPAWEATARPVKSVSANIKPKRKVAALFKAEPAPAVPDPAQAPAEQSS; from the coding sequence ATGCCTACTTCCTTCTCCAATCTCCAGCTGGCGGCTCCGCTGGCACGCGCCGTGGCCGAAATGGGCTACGAGCAGATGACCCCCATCCAGGCCCAGGCCATCCCGGTCGTGCTGACCGGCAAGGATGTCATGGGCGCCGCGCAGACCGGCACCGGCAAGACGGCGGCGTTTTCGCTGCCGCTGCTGCAGCGCCTGCTCAAGCACGAGAACGCCTCCACCTCGCCCGCGCGGCACCCGGTGCGCGCCCTGGTGCTGCTGCCCACGCGCGAACTCGCGGACCAGGTCGCGCAGCAGATCAAGCTGTACGCCAAATACACGAACATGCGCAGCACGGTGGTGTTCGGCGGCATCGACATGAAGCCGCAGACGGCCGAGCTGAAGAAGGGCGTGGAGATCCTCGTCGCCACGCCGGGCCGCCTCCTGGACCACATCGAAGCGAAGAACGCGGTGCTCAACCAGGTCGAGTACGTGGTGCTCGACGAAGCGGACCGCATGCTGGACATCGGCTTCCTGCCGGACCTGCAGCGCATCCTCTCCTTCCTGCCCAAGCAGCGCACGACCCTGCTCTTCTCCGCGACCTTCTCCACCGAGATCAAGCGGCTCGCGAACAGCTACCTGGTCGACCCGGTCACGATCGAGGTGGCGCGGCCCAACGAGACGGCTTCCACCGTCGAACAGCATTTCTACAGCGTGCCGGACGAGGAAAAGCGCCACGCGCTCAAGCAGATCATCCGCCAGCGCGGGTTGAAGCAGGCCTTCGTCTTCGTCAACAGCAAGCTGGGTTGCGCGCGCCTGGCGCGCTCGCTCGAGCGCGAGGGCCTCAACACCACCGCGCTGCACGGCGACAAGAGCCAGGACGAACGCCTGAAGGCGCTGGCCGCGTTCAAGTCGGGTGAAGTGGACCTGCTCGTGGCGACCGACGTGGCGGCGCGCGGGCTCGACATCAAGGACGTGCCGGCGGTATTCAACTTCGACGTGCCGTTCAACGCGGAAGACTACGTGCACCGCATCGGCCGCACCGGCCGCGCGGGCGCCTCCGGGCTTGCCGTCACCTTCGTGTCCAACACGGATGCGCGCCTGATCGGCGACCTCGAGAAACTGCTCAAGCGCAAGATCGAACTCGAGGCGATCGAGTTCGACGAAGACACGCCCCGCGGCCGCATCAACGACGGCCGTCGCGCCTGGCGCGAGCAGGGCGAAGTCGGTGACCCGCGGGACGTTCTGGACGCCGCGCCCCGCGAACGCGAGCGGGAACGCGCGCCGCAGCGCCCGCAGCGCGAGTACCGGGCCCCGGCGGCGCCCCGCGATCCATTCTTCGACCAGCCTTATGTGGCGCCGTCGACCGATGCGCCGCCCGCATGGGAAGCCACCGCCCGGCCGGTCAAGAGCGTGTCCGCGAACATCAAGCCCAAGCGCAAGGTCGCCGCGCTGTTCAAGGCCGAGCCGGCGCCGGCCGTTCCCGACCCGGCGCAAGCGCCCGCCGAACAGTCGTCCTGA
- the ypfJ gene encoding KPN_02809 family neutral zinc metallopeptidase, whose translation MRWEGNRESSNVEDARDGGGGGGFGFGGRSIGIGTIVIALIGGAIFGVNPLTILGLLTGGGGPAPTQQGPVHAPPADDRGAKFVSVVLANTEDVWTQVFQAGGATYHAPKLVLFRGATQTGCGAGQAAMGPFYCPADQKVYIDLSFYDTLRNRLGAPGEFAQAYVIAHEVGHHVQDELGITRKVDGMRSRLSEAQANQLSVRVELQADCYAGIWAHHSQQSKNWLDPGDIESAMNAAAKIGDDALQKSSGRAVVPESFTHGTSAQRQRWFNTGYQQGSVKACDTFAAGNV comes from the coding sequence ATGCGCTGGGAAGGCAACCGGGAATCGAGCAACGTGGAAGACGCACGCGACGGTGGCGGGGGCGGCGGCTTCGGCTTCGGCGGCCGCAGCATCGGCATCGGCACCATCGTGATCGCCCTGATCGGCGGCGCGATCTTCGGCGTGAACCCGCTCACCATCCTCGGGCTGCTCACTGGTGGCGGCGGCCCCGCGCCCACCCAGCAGGGGCCGGTGCATGCGCCGCCCGCCGACGACAGGGGCGCGAAATTCGTGTCCGTCGTACTTGCCAATACCGAAGACGTCTGGACGCAGGTTTTCCAGGCGGGCGGTGCCACCTACCATGCGCCCAAGCTCGTGCTGTTTCGCGGCGCCACGCAGACAGGATGCGGCGCGGGCCAGGCCGCGATGGGCCCGTTCTACTGCCCCGCCGACCAGAAGGTGTACATCGACCTCAGCTTCTACGACACGCTGCGCAACCGCCTGGGCGCGCCCGGCGAATTCGCGCAGGCCTACGTGATCGCGCATGAAGTCGGGCACCACGTGCAGGATGAGCTCGGCATCACGAGAAAGGTCGACGGCATGCGCTCTCGCCTGAGCGAGGCGCAGGCCAACCAGCTGTCGGTGCGGGTAGAGCTGCAGGCCGATTGCTATGCCGGCATCTGGGCGCACCACTCCCAGCAGTCCAAGAACTGGCTGGACCCGGGCGACATCGAATCGGCGATGAACGCCGCCGCGAAGATCGGGGACGACGCGCTGCAGAAATCGTCGGGCCGCGCGGTGGTGCCCGAGAGCTTCACGCACGGCACGAGCGCGCAGCGGCAGCGGTGGTTCAACACGGGCTACCAGCAGGGCAGCGTGAAGGCCTGCGACACCTTTGCCGCCGGCAACGTGTAG
- a CDS encoding 3',5'-nucleoside bisphosphate phosphatase produces the protein MSILNADLHCHSVVSDGTLTPEELAARAAANGVELWSLTDHDEIAGQQRAAQAARSHGMKYLTGTEISVTFADQTVHIVGLGFDAGDEEMMSGLLATRGGREQRAREMAAGLAAVGIQDAYEGALKYVGNPELISRTHFARFLVESGVCRDTGEVFRRFLVEGKPGYVSHRWASLGAAVQWITRAGGMAVIAHPARYRFTANEEFALFTEFKAHGGRGVEVVTGSHTAAEYVTYAEAAREYGLAASRGSDFHSPGESHTDLGQLPYLPGELTPVWEVLADRIQ, from the coding sequence GTGTCCATCCTCAACGCCGACCTCCACTGCCACTCCGTGGTGTCCGACGGCACCCTGACACCTGAAGAGCTCGCGGCGCGCGCCGCCGCCAATGGCGTGGAACTCTGGTCCCTCACCGACCACGACGAGATCGCGGGGCAGCAGCGCGCCGCGCAGGCCGCGCGCAGCCACGGCATGAAGTACCTCACCGGCACCGAGATTTCCGTGACCTTCGCGGACCAGACGGTGCATATCGTCGGGCTGGGCTTCGATGCCGGCGACGAGGAAATGATGAGCGGCCTCCTCGCGACGCGCGGCGGCCGCGAGCAGCGCGCCCGCGAGATGGCCGCGGGCCTTGCCGCCGTGGGCATCCAGGACGCCTACGAGGGCGCGCTCAAATACGTCGGCAACCCCGAGCTCATCTCGCGCACGCACTTCGCGCGCTTCCTCGTGGAAAGCGGGGTGTGCCGCGACACCGGCGAGGTCTTCCGCCGCTTCCTCGTGGAAGGCAAGCCCGGCTATGTGTCGCACCGCTGGGCATCGCTCGGCGCGGCGGTGCAATGGATCACGCGCGCGGGCGGCATGGCGGTGATCGCGCATCCGGCGCGCTACCGCTTCACCGCCAACGAGGAGTTCGCGCTCTTCACCGAATTCAAGGCGCACGGCGGCCGGGGCGTCGAAGTCGTCACGGGCAGCCACACCGCCGCCGAATACGTCACCTATGCCGAAGCCGCGCGCGAATACGGCCTGGCCGCCTCCCGCGGCAGCGACTTCCACAGCCCCGGCGAAAGCCATACCGACCTGGGCCAGCTGCCCTACCTGCCCGGCGAACTGACGCCCGTGTGGGAAGTGCTGGCCGACCGCATCCAGTGA
- a CDS encoding DMT family transporter codes for MTAGAASPRAGGTLAGIVLAVAACACFASLDTTTKFISASVPLLMALWFRYAFQAVATTVVVLPLRGMSALRTMHPKFQCLRGLLLLASSLFAFASLKHMPVGEFTAIVMITPLAITVLAATVLKEKVSAMRWALVAGGFAGTLVIIRPGGETFQWASLLPIGLVASNAWFQVLTSKLARTEDPFTMHLYTGWVGTLAATVALPFVWTTQLDAWLWAALCFMGVMATVGHFMLILAYQRAPAATLTPFLYAQIAFAMLGGWLVFSHVPDGWSVLGIATIAVCGAGGAWLTVRESRRVPEPVEA; via the coding sequence GTGACCGCGGGCGCCGCCTCGCCGCGCGCGGGCGGCACGCTGGCCGGCATCGTGCTCGCGGTCGCCGCGTGCGCGTGCTTCGCGAGCCTGGACACCACCACCAAATTCATCAGCGCCTCGGTCCCGCTGCTCATGGCGCTGTGGTTCCGCTACGCCTTCCAGGCCGTCGCCACCACCGTTGTGGTCCTGCCGTTGCGCGGGATGTCGGCCCTGCGCACCATGCACCCGAAATTCCAGTGCCTGCGCGGGCTCCTGCTGCTGGCGAGCAGCCTCTTCGCCTTCGCGAGCCTCAAGCACATGCCGGTCGGCGAATTCACCGCGATCGTGATGATCACGCCGCTCGCCATCACCGTGCTCGCGGCCACGGTGCTCAAGGAGAAGGTCTCCGCGATGCGCTGGGCGCTGGTCGCCGGGGGCTTCGCCGGCACCCTCGTGATCATCCGCCCCGGCGGCGAGACCTTCCAGTGGGCGAGCCTGCTGCCGATCGGCCTCGTCGCGAGCAACGCGTGGTTCCAGGTGCTCACCAGCAAACTCGCGCGCACGGAAGACCCCTTCACCATGCACCTCTACACGGGCTGGGTCGGCACCCTGGCGGCCACGGTGGCGTTGCCCTTCGTCTGGACGACGCAGCTGGACGCCTGGCTCTGGGCCGCCCTGTGCTTCATGGGCGTCATGGCCACGGTCGGCCACTTCATGCTGATCCTCGCCTACCAGCGCGCGCCGGCGGCGACGCTCACGCCCTTTCTCTACGCGCAGATCGCCTTCGCGATGCTGGGCGGCTGGCTGGTGTTCTCGCACGTACCCGATGGCTGGTCCGTCCTCGGCATCGCGACGATCGCGGTCTGCGGTGCCGGCGGCGCCTGGCTCACCGTGCGCGAATCGCGCCGCGTGCCGGAACCCGTGGAGGCCTGA
- a CDS encoding L-threonylcarbamoyladenylate synthase: MAQYFEVHPDNPQPRLLKQAVALLERGGILAVPTDSSYALACHLDDKAAADRLRQIRGVDDKHHLTLLCRDLSELANYARVDNRQYRLLKSATPGAYTFILEATREVPRRVSHPQRKTIGLRVPDHRALQELLLLHGAPLLATTLIPPNESASLNDAQDIRDRFEHQLAGVIDAGACPSEPTSVIDMTPMGTGGEPVVVREGRGDVSALGL; this comes from the coding sequence ATGGCGCAGTATTTCGAAGTCCATCCCGACAACCCGCAGCCGCGCCTGCTCAAGCAGGCCGTGGCGCTGCTGGAGCGCGGCGGCATCCTCGCGGTGCCCACCGACTCCAGCTACGCGCTCGCCTGCCACCTCGACGACAAGGCCGCCGCCGACCGCCTGCGCCAGATCCGCGGCGTGGACGACAAGCACCACCTCACGCTGCTATGCCGCGACCTGAGCGAGCTCGCGAACTACGCCCGCGTGGACAACCGCCAGTACCGCCTGCTGAAGTCCGCGACGCCCGGGGCCTACACCTTCATCCTGGAGGCGACGCGCGAAGTGCCGCGGCGCGTGAGCCATCCGCAGCGCAAGACCATCGGGCTGCGCGTGCCCGACCACCGCGCGCTGCAGGAGCTCCTGCTGCTGCACGGCGCGCCCTTGCTCGCGACGACGCTGATCCCGCCGAACGAATCCGCCTCGCTCAACGACGCGCAGGACATCCGCGACCGCTTCGAGCACCAGCTCGCCGGTGTGATCGACGCGGGCGCCTGCCCCTCCGAGCCGACGAGCGTCATCGACATGACGCCGATGGGGACCGGCGGCGAGCCGGTCGTGGTGCGCGAAGGGCGCGGGGACGTGTCGGCGCTCGGGCTCTGA
- a CDS encoding site-2 protease family protein gives MNATNLIQTVLIYALPVLFAITIHEAAHGYVARHFGDNTAYMMGRVTLNPVKHIDPIGTILMPLMLYFATQGAFLFGYAKPVPVNFGHLRHPKRDMIWVAIAGPASNFIQAILWAIALTVLMAAGVTEVFFIKMCQAGVLVNLVMWAFNLFPLPPLDGGRVLMGLLPRRQAYAFSKIEPYGFFIVMALVIFHIVGDYWLRPLMAVGYLVIGLLLSPLTSLVGAS, from the coding sequence GTGAACGCAACCAACCTCATCCAAACCGTCCTCATCTATGCGCTGCCGGTGCTCTTCGCGATCACCATCCACGAGGCCGCCCACGGCTACGTGGCGCGCCACTTCGGCGACAACACCGCCTACATGATGGGCCGGGTCACCCTGAACCCGGTGAAGCACATCGACCCGATCGGCACGATCCTCATGCCGCTCATGCTGTACTTCGCGACGCAAGGGGCGTTCCTCTTCGGCTACGCGAAGCCGGTGCCCGTGAACTTCGGCCACCTGCGCCACCCCAAGCGCGACATGATCTGGGTCGCCATCGCCGGCCCCGCGTCCAATTTCATCCAGGCCATCCTGTGGGCGATCGCGCTGACCGTCCTGATGGCGGCCGGCGTGACGGAAGTCTTCTTCATCAAGATGTGCCAGGCGGGCGTGCTCGTGAACCTGGTGATGTGGGCCTTCAACCTCTTCCCGCTTCCGCCGCTGGACGGCGGCCGCGTGCTCATGGGGCTGCTCCCGCGCCGCCAGGCCTACGCCTTCAGCAAGATCGAGCCCTACGGCTTCTTCATCGTGATGGCGCTCGTGATCTTCCACATCGTCGGCGACTACTGGCTGCGGCCGCTCATGGCGGTCGGCTACCTCGTCATCGGCCTGCTGCTGTCCCCCCTCACTTCGCTCGTCGGCGCATCATGA
- a CDS encoding tryptophan--tRNA ligase: MTVTRFLTGITTSGTPHIGNYVGALRPALEASRRPGIENFYFLADYHALIKCDEPARVQRSTLEIAACWLAIGLDPEHVFFYRQSDIPEIPELTWLLTCVTGKGLLNRAHAYKAQVDKNNAAGVDADADVTAGLFMYPVLMAADILLFKAHKIPVGRDQVQHIEMARDMASSFNHLYGEHLVLPEAAIDDTVALLPGTDGRKMSKSYDNVIPLFAPREQMRKQIFAIVTDSRAPGEPKAVEGSALFQIYEAFASNEETAQLRKAYADGISWADAKQVLFERIDREIAPMRERYDALIADPQQIEQVLRRGADKARTRATPFMAELRAAVGLRNLASQASGARQKTAKAALPSFKQYREADGLHYFKFMDASGKLLAQSTGFASPQEAGRAVAQLKQGRRDGLEAALALAPGATDAEFTAALQALTNA, translated from the coding sequence ATGACCGTCACCCGCTTCCTCACCGGCATCACCACCAGCGGCACGCCGCACATCGGCAACTACGTGGGCGCGCTGCGTCCCGCGCTGGAGGCGAGCCGCCGCCCCGGCATCGAGAACTTCTACTTCCTCGCGGACTACCACGCGCTCATCAAGTGCGACGAGCCCGCGCGCGTGCAGCGCTCGACGCTCGAGATCGCGGCGTGCTGGCTCGCCATCGGGCTGGACCCGGAGCACGTCTTCTTCTACCGCCAGTCGGACATCCCGGAAATCCCCGAACTCACCTGGCTGCTCACCTGCGTGACGGGCAAGGGCCTGCTCAATCGCGCGCATGCGTACAAGGCGCAGGTGGACAAGAACAATGCCGCTGGCGTGGATGCCGACGCGGATGTCACCGCCGGCCTCTTCATGTACCCGGTGCTCATGGCCGCGGACATCCTGCTCTTCAAGGCGCACAAGATTCCGGTGGGCCGCGACCAGGTACAGCACATCGAAATGGCGCGCGACATGGCCTCGAGCTTCAACCACCTGTATGGCGAGCACCTCGTGCTGCCCGAGGCGGCGATCGACGACACGGTGGCCCTGCTCCCCGGCACCGACGGCCGCAAGATGAGCAAGAGCTACGACAACGTGATCCCGCTCTTCGCGCCGCGCGAGCAGATGCGCAAGCAGATCTTCGCCATCGTCACGGACTCGCGCGCGCCGGGCGAGCCCAAGGCGGTGGAAGGCTCTGCCCTCTTCCAGATCTACGAAGCCTTCGCCTCGAACGAGGAGACGGCGCAATTGCGCAAGGCCTACGCCGACGGCATCTCCTGGGCTGACGCGAAGCAGGTGCTCTTCGAGCGCATCGACCGCGAGATCGCGCCGATGCGCGAGCGCTACGACGCGCTGATCGCCGACCCCCAGCAGATCGAACAGGTGCTCAGGCGCGGCGCCGACAAGGCGCGCACGCGCGCCACGCCGTTCATGGCCGAGCTGCGGGCCGCCGTCGGGCTGCGCAACCTCGCATCACAGGCGTCCGGCGCCAGGCAGAAAACGGCGAAGGCGGCCCTGCCCTCGTTCAAGCAATACCGCGAGGCCGACGGCCTGCACTACTTCAAGTTCATGGACGCCTCGGGCAAGCTGCTCGCGCAAAGCACCGGCTTCGCATCGCCGCAGGAAGCGGGCCGCGCCGTCGCGCAGTTGAAGCAGGGCCGGCGCGACGGGCTCGAGGCCGCGCTCGCCCTCGCGCCCGGCGCCACCGATGCGGAATTCACCGCCGCGCTGCAGGCACTGACAAACGCCTGA
- a CDS encoding response regulator transcription factor yields the protein MSLYVIDDHPLMREAVVMLMRRLRPGASIVELDRIGGVESAVKQHGAPDLICLDLKLPDTTGTSGIHELKNRFPDTPLAVLSASPAADAEEQCIDAGADIYIEKSSGAQEIGNALRALINADGGFEELSPTDNKLSKRQKQLIVMLDRGLSNREIADELGISEHTVKVHLWRLFRRLGVKSRTQTIHYARTHGMLTS from the coding sequence ATGAGCCTGTATGTCATCGACGACCACCCGCTGATGCGCGAGGCCGTCGTCATGCTCATGCGCCGGCTGCGCCCCGGTGCCAGCATCGTCGAACTCGACCGCATCGGCGGTGTCGAATCCGCGGTGAAGCAGCACGGGGCCCCCGACCTGATCTGCCTGGACCTGAAGCTGCCCGACACCACCGGCACCTCCGGCATCCACGAGTTGAAGAACCGCTTCCCGGATACGCCGCTCGCGGTGCTCTCCGCCTCCCCGGCGGCGGACGCCGAAGAACAGTGCATCGACGCCGGCGCGGACATCTACATCGAGAAGTCCTCCGGCGCCCAGGAGATCGGCAACGCCCTGCGCGCGCTGATCAACGCGGACGGCGGCTTCGAGGAGCTGAGCCCCACCGACAACAAGCTATCGAAGCGCCAGAAGCAGCTGATCGTGATGCTGGACCGGGGCCTGTCCAACCGCGAAATCGCGGACGAACTGGGCATCAGCGAGCACACCGTGAAGGTCCACCTGTGGCGCCTCTTCCGCCGCCTGGGCGTGAAGAGCCGCACGCAGACCATCCACTACGCGCGCACTCATGGGATGCTCACGAGCTGA